The following are encoded in a window of Fulvia fulva chromosome 7, complete sequence genomic DNA:
- a CDS encoding oxidoreductase ptaK gives MAGLLSLLLGATKLIPGLSQGFTNGQSQWGTIGQPSLPPYLGNNPGYEVSPVQPSYPGPAPGQPPQGPNGGPPPVMPDTGEVRRYDWTVHRQVMAPDGVVKEGIFVNGQYPGPLLEANWGDWIEVTVRNGLEDEGTTIHWHGLLQKETPWYDGVPGASQCPIAPGKTFTYRFRADSFGTSWWHAHYSAQYSDGVFGPMIIYGPNHVKYDIDVGPVMINDYYHDTYVENLKESLGQRVTPRSDNNLINGKMNFDCSQATNGQKCTPNAGVSKFKFKSGKKHRLRLINSGAEGIQRFTIDEHKMTVIANDFVPVKPYQVSWVTLGVGQRTDIIVEGTGKSNGVYWMRTEISQFCSFPNQPYALAAIYYERASTNAVPQSKATPVQDNDCSNDALDLTEPFYQYDRPSEPSITTRIDMTNIQNATGQFVWVMNNSSFRADWDSPILLSAAQGKSQFPTQQNVYRYSRVNERQTIRLILHSIAAPLPHPIHLHGHDFWVLAEGYGEWDGSIVRPSNPQRRDVHLMDKALPPTGGTVATSGGPPGTPYFIVIELEADNPGVWPMHCHIAWHLSGGMYINVLVSFDERPEDIQRERQTIESVAAQTCPDWKAYSSRNNVPQIDAGT, from the exons ATGGCTGGCCTGCTCTCTCTTCTGCTTGGTGCTACGAAATTGATCCCTGGGCTTTCGCAAGGCTTTACTAATG GACAGAGCCAATGGGGTACAATTGGTCAGCCATCTCTACCACCATACCTTGGAAACAAC CCTGGCTATGAAGTCTCTCCTGTACAGCCCTCTTACCCTGGACCAGCTCCTGGCCAACCACCCCAAGGTCCCAATGGGGGTCCACCACCGGTCATGCCCGACACCGGCGAGGTGCGCCGATACGACTGGACGGTGCACCGCCAAGTAATGGCACCTGACGGCGTTGTGAAAGAAGGCATTTTCGTCAATGGCCAATATCCGGGCCCTCTACTTGAGGCAAACTGGGGTGATTGGATCGAAGTGACTGTACGGAACGGGCTCGAGGACGAAGGCACTACAATCCATTGGCATGGTCTGCTGCAGAAAGAGACGCCATGGTACGATGGTGTTCCTGGTGCATCCCAATGCCCGATCGCACCTGGCAAGACCTTCACCTACCGCTTCCGCGCCGACTCGTTTGGTACATCGTGGTGGCATGCTCACTACTCAGCTCAATACTCGGATGGCGTCTTCGGACCAATGATCATCTACGGACCTAACCACGTCAAGTACGATATCGATGTCGGTCCAGTCATGATCAACGACTACTACCATGATACCTATGTGGAGAATCTCAAAGAGTCGCTCGGGCAGCGAGTCACGCCACGCTCAGACAACAATTTGATCAACGGCAAAATGAACTTTGACTGTTCGCAAGCAACCAATGGTCAGAAATGCACACCAAACGCAGGCGTCTCCAAGTTCAAATTCAAGTCGGGCAAGAAACACCGCCTGCGCCTCATCAACAGCGGTGCCGAAGGTATCCAGAGGTTCACAATCGACGAACACAAGATGACCGTTATCGCCAACGACTTCGTCCCAGTCAAGCCTTACCAAGTCTCCTGGGTCACACTCGGCGTCGGCCAACGTACAGACATCATCGTCGAAGGCACCGGGAAATCCAACGGCGTCTACTGGATGCGCACCGAGATCAGCCAGTTCTGCAGCTTCCCCAACCAGCCGTACGCCCTGGCCGCAATTTACTACGAGCGCGCCAGCACCAATGCGGTACCTCAATCCAAAGCCACGCCCGTCCAGGACAACGACTGCAGCAACGACGCCCTCGACCTAACCGAGCCCTTCTACCAATACGACCGTCCCTCCGAACCCTCCATCACAACCCGCATCGACATGACCAACATCCAAAACGCCACCGGCCAGTTCGTCTGGGTCATGAACAACTCCTCCTTCCGCGCCGACTGGGATTCCCCCATCCTTCTCTCCGCCGCCCAGGGCAAGTCCCAATTCCCAACACAACAAAACGTCTACCGCTACTCCCGCGTCAACGAACGACAGACAATCCGCCTCATCCTCCACTCGATCGCTGCCCCGCTCCCGCACCCTATACACCTCCACGGCCATGACTTTTGGGTTCTGGCTGAGGGGTATGGTGAGTGGGATGGAAGTATCGTACGGCCGAGCAATCCGCAACGGAGGGATGTACATCTGATGGATAAGGCGCTACCGCCGACGGGAGGAACCGTCGCGACTTCCGGGGGCCCGCCGGGAACGCCGTATTTCATCGTGATCGAGCTTGAGGCGGATAATCCGGGCGTGTGGCCGATGCATTGCCATATTGCGTGGCATTTGAGTGGAGGGATGTATATCAATGTGCTGGTAAGTTTTGAC GAACGACCGGAGGATATTCAACGGGAGAGGCAGACGATCGAGTCCGTCGCGGCGCAGACTTGTCCGGATTGGAAGGCGTATAGCTCGAGGAATAATGTGCCTCAGATTGATGCTGGTACCTAA
- a CDS encoding Glutathione S-transferase-like protein OpS6: protein MSSVKPIKLYGHAAGPNPTKVVIVLEELNIPVNPNGRVPAIEDPNTGITLWESGAIVEYLVETYDKDHAISYGSPPEKWSQKQWTHFQMSGQGPYFGQLVWFKFYQSEKNLTSVIDRYKTELRRVISVLDLHLSKTGKPYLVGDKVTFADLMFIPWNLGAERFMDDSFPEEWQKKYPKAWDWHQRLTSRASVKKALEIQAKAKAEGK from the exons ATGTCGTCCGTCAAGCCGATCAAGCTCTATGGCCATGCTGCTGGTCCAAATCCGACGAAGGTTGTTATCGTCCTCGAAGAGCTGAACATTCC CGTCAACCCAAACGGTCGTGTGCCAGCGATCGAGGACCCAAACACTGGTATCACTCTTTGGGAA TCCGGTGCCATCGTTGAATACTTGGTCGAGACCTACGACAAAGATCATGCCATCTCGTATGGCAGTCCTCCAGAGAAGTGGTCGCAAAAGCAATGGACGCATTTCCAGATGAGCGGCCAAG GTCCATACTTCGGGCAGTTGGTCTGGTTCAAATTC TACCAGTCCGAGAAGAATCTCACGAGCGTGATCGATCGCTACAAGACTGAGCTCAGGCGTGTCATCAGCGTGCTTGACTTGCACCTCTCCAAGACAGGAAAGCCATATCTGGTGGGCGACAAGGTGACCTTCGCAGACCTGATGTTCATTCCTTGGAACTTGGGCGCGGAGCGGTTCATGGATGATTCATTCCCAGAAGAATGGCAGAAGAAATATCCAAAGGCATGGGACTGGCACCAGCGACTGACATCCCGTGCGAGCGTCAAGAAGGCTCTTGAGATCCAAGCCAAGGCCAAGGCAGAGGGCAAGTAG
- a CDS encoding E3 ubiquitin-protein ligase ARIH2, whose translation MAIAILGGRSRHGGRSIKSHRSKASTKHTTTTAKADEEVAPKPDVEELRRRRLAYLSVSPAARRRLSASSTKKPNSVESSRSTAEKVSSEHRQRKSKHKSSSSNPEKSTRPGLDRTAHYVYGTSASSSSKQAGEGDDRAQSSHGSPPRRRSLPTVVESEVTPDDSISQVGMRPSKRPTSRSSRASVTRNSTSAAKLASIAEDERAKTSPSKRSSKRDSTSSLLGSLLRRHTEPAVPVAPRLVECLTCAADDVPITKSAKLGCGHRMCHDCLKRVFEMSVKDPQNMPPRCCTNDHIPLKYVDRLFDLNFKMLWNRKYQEYHTKNRIYCPMPKCGEWIKPSHVHSYQGRKFAQCSRCNTKVCTQCNAKMHKSKDCPNDPEMAKLVAQAKEQGWKTCYNCHAMVELKEGCNHMTCRCMAEFCMVCGSKWKTCDCPWFNYGQTPDADRLNEWRIPEPIQIIYRRAFGAPEPVQGGDVPPPPVDAAVPRERRQPTYQDELDQRRRQERDDERLARRLQLATLIDPDDEPRHQQQRQTDVEAWGLGNNAGHFLNDNFVQNAANVVMSAFGDAAMGRRGERASGRRRRARETQEADTGLAPNFLGDESVLGVGPAEPSGRRGR comes from the coding sequence ATGGCTATAGCTATCCTGGGCGGGCGCAGTCGCCACGGCGGCAGGTCCATCAAGTCGCATCGATCGAAAGCTTCCACCAAGCACACGACCACGACCGCGAAGGCTGACGAGGAAGTGGCACCGAAGCCTGACGTCGAAGAGCTACGGCGCCGACGATTGGCATACCTCAGTGTATCACCCGCAGCTCGCAGGAGGCTTTCAGCGTCGTCGACAAAGAAGCCTAACTCCGTAGAATCATCAAGATCGACAGCGGAGAAAGTGTCCAGCGAACACAGACAACGAAAGAGCAAGCACAAGAGTAGCTCAAGCAATCCTGAGAAGAGCACTAGGCCAGGTCTAGACAGGACTGCGCACTATGTGTACGGCACATCGGCAAGCTCGTCTTCGAAGCAGGCAGGTGAAGGAGATGACAGAGCTCAGTCCAGCCATGGCAGCCCGCCGAGGCGGCGCAGCTTGCCCACTGTCGTGGAGTCTGAGGTAACGCCCGATGACAGCATATCACAAGTCGGAATGCGCCCGTCGAAGCGTCCGACGTCACGAAGCTCGCGAGCATCGGTAACGAGGAACAGTACATCCGCTGCTAAGCTGGCTTCCATCGCTGAAGATGAGCGCGCAAAGACATCGCCATCAAAAAGATCGAGTAAGCGCGACTCCACATCATCGTTGCTGGGATCCCTTCTCCGACGACATACAGAACCTGCCGTGCCAGTTGCACCTCGTCTCGTGGAGTGCTTGACCTGCGCTGCAGATGACGTCCCAATAACAAAGTCTGCGAAGCTAGGTTGCGGCCACAGGATGTGCCATGACTGTCTGAAGCGTGTATTTGAGATGTCGGTCAAAGATCCACAAAACATGCCTCCCAGATGCTGCACCAACGACCACATCCCACTGAAATATGTCGACCGGCTATTCGATCTCAACTTCAAGATGCTCTGGAATCGGAAGTATCAAGAGTACCACACGAAGAACAGAATCTACTGTCCTATGCCGAAATGCGGAGAATGGATAAAGCCATCGCATGTTCACAGCTATCAAGGCCGCAAGTTCGCGCAATGTTCTCGGTGCAACACGAAAGTATGCACACAATGCAATGCGAAGATGCACAAATCAAAAGATTGTCCCAACGATCCTGAGATGGCGAAGCTTGTCGCACAGGCAAAAGAGCAAGGATGGAAGACATGCTACAACTGTCACGCTATGGTCGAGCTCAAGGAAGGTTGCAACCATATGACGTGCCGCTGTATGGCAGAGTTTTGCATGGTCTGTGGCTCAAAGTGGAAGACCTGCGATTGTCCTTGGTTCAACTACGGTCAAACGCCGGATGCAGACCGCTTGAACGAGTGGCGCATACCGGAGCCGATACAAATCATCTACCGGAGAGCATTCGGTGCGCCAGAACCTGTACAAGGAGGGGATGTGCCACCTCCACCAGTGGATGCTGCCGTACCGCGCGAACGAAGACAGCCAACTTACCAAGACGAGCTGGACCAAAGACGCCGCCAGGAACGAGATGACGAACGTCTTGCAAGGAGACTACAGCTAGCAACATTGATCGACCCAGATGACGAGCCGCGTCATCAACAACAACGACAGACAGATGTGGAAGCATGGGGACTTGGCAACAATGCTGGACACTTCCTGAACGACAACTTTGTACAAAACGCAGCCAATGTGGTCATGAGTGCCTTTGGCGATGCGGCGATGGGGAGACGAGGTGAGCGTGCTTCTGGACGAAGACGAAGAGCGAGAGAGACGCAAGAGGCGGATACTGGACTTGCGCCGAACTTTCTTGGTGATGAGAGTGTGCTTGGCGTTGGTCCTGCGGAGCCTTCTGGTCGTAGGGGAAGATGA
- a CDS encoding Extracellular exo-alpha-(1->5)-L-arabinofuranosidase has translation MKFSAFSSALAIVPSLFSWAYGASYSNPLRTNNGGDPNIVYHEGFYYFMSTNFGDLSMTRATTLEGLKDGETKQVWVDTTPSRCCNVWAPEMHYIEGAWHIYYSAGPNPLGEQRSHVVRGGNSPWDAYSYAGQINTDGWAIDGTILRFPDQNYFVYSGFQPNGKQSLYIAPLTSATSIGAAKLLSSPEEDWETQGVNDIDVNEGPAAMYHGGNTYLTFSASYCWTPSYALGLLTYISGDPTEASSWEKTGPVFSSANGQFGTGHNSFFLSPDESQIWNVYHSTPGANGNCGANRYSNARVVDFNADGSPNFGQAPAFGTVLPGPSGE, from the exons ATGAAGTTCAGCGCATTCTCATCTGCTCTGGCCATTGTGCCGTCCTTGTTTAGCTGGGCTTACGGTGCTTCATACTCCAATCCTCTGAGGACTAACAATGGAGGCGACCCAAATATCGTGTATCATGAAGGCTTCTACTACTTCATGTCGACGAACTTCGGGGACCTCTCGATGACAAGAGCCACAACGCTCGAAGGACTAAAGGACGGCGAGACGAAGCAGGTCTGGGTCGACACAACTCCTTCACGATGCTGCAATGTGTGGGCACCAGAGATGCATTACATCGAGGGCGC CTGGCACATCTACTACTCCGCCGGCCCAAACCCCCTAGGCGAGCAGCGTTCTCACGTAGTCAGAGGCGGCAACTCACCCTGGGACGCCTACTCCTACGCCGGCCAAATCAACACCGACGGCTGGGCCATCGATGGCACAATCCTCCGCTTCCCAGACCAAAACTATTTCGTCTACTCAGGCTTCCAGCCCAACGGCAAGCAAAGTCTCTACATCGCTCCTCTCACCTCCGCAACCTCCATCGGCGCCGCGAAGCTCCTCAGTAGCCCTGAAGAAGACTGGGAGACTCAGGGTGTGAACGACATTGATGTCAACGAAGGTCCAGCCGCGATGTACCACGGTGGGAACACGTACCTTACCTTCTCTGCATCGTACTGCTGGACCCCGTCATATGCTCTGGGGCTGTTGACGTACATCAGTGGTGATCCTACTGAGGCGAGCAGCTGGGAGAAGACAGGGCCTGTGTTTTCCTCGGCAAATGGACAATTTGGTACTGGGCACAATTCTTTCTTCCTTAGTCCGGATGAGAGTCAGATTTGGAATGTATATCATTCCACACCGGGTGCGAATGGCAATTGTGGTGCGAACAGGTATTCGAACGCGAGAGTTGTGGACTTCAATGCAGATGGGTCGCCGAACTTTGGGCAGGCGCCTGCGTTTGGGACTGTTTTGCCTGGGCCAAGTGGCGAGTAA
- a CDS encoding A1 cistron-splicing factor aar2, whose protein sequence is METANSPALLLLDLPKSALAGIDLLAFTVTPRFHGVKDLPPGFHFAFAGTTSAFSERHGLWFRIPSKAESRDTPLFVTKWDVSTEALKAETDDAERLRWRANLGSIWREGLTPYRQTTSKTAAADDDDEEEELNDWPTLTSAITGALLSRITGGDPTRWYLTSASSAKRDLEDIPGLDEHDLKELQGDKDLCLLLIDLKQTWREGATGRERTQAAQDRSWALENIKKYHCADGDIKEIIGELQFCFLMILTINNFSCLEQWRRILTLIFTCRSAVSENSDFFINAISALRLQLQHCKDAEGGLIDLADESGSLLKDLLVRFRKGLEGMTGTGVSDVVDELDDLEDYLRQDHGWQFGGDFARSGVLELEDGEQVQMESTAFDEDDETGEFAPQMVDLTPEQARLLGITPEDTRDLGASLSKASIQDKVADVVQDSGDEEETDDSSGEEDMQDLDEMASRF, encoded by the coding sequence ATGGAAACCGCGAACTCGCCCGCACTACTCCTGCTCGATCTACCGAAGTCAGCACTCGCAGGAATCGACTTACTCGCCTTCACCGTCACACCACGCTTCCACGGCGTCAAGGATCTGCCACCAGGGTTTCACTTTGCCTTCGCAGGCACGACCAGCGCATTCTCGGAAAGACATGGACTGTGGTTCCGGATACCCAGCAAAGCAGAATCTCGAGACACGCCACTATTCGTCACGAAATGGGACGTCTCCACGGAAGCATTGAAAGCCGAGACTGACGATGCCGAGCGACTTCGGTGGCGGGCGAACCTGGGCAGCATATGGCGGGAAGGGTTGACACCATATCGACAGACGACATCGAAGACGGCTGCAGCTGATGACGACGATGAGGAAGAAGAGCTCAACGACTGGCCGACCTTGACTTCCGCCATTACTGGAGCACTGCTGTCCAGAATCACAGGTGGCGACCCGACCCGATGGTACCTCACATCAGCAAGCTCAGCCAAGCGCGACCTCGAAGACATACCCGGACTGGATGAGCACGATCTGAAGGAGCTACAAGGAGATAAGGACCTCTGCCTACTACTGATCGACCTCAAACAAACATGGCGGGAAGGAGCGACAGGACGCGAGCGCACCCAGGCAGCACAAGATCGCTCTTGGGCGCTGGAGAACATCAAGAAATATCACTGCGCCGATGGAGATATCAAGGAAATCATTGGCGAGCTACAGTTCTGCTTCCTGATGATACTTACTATCAACAACTTCTCCTGCCTTGAGCAGTGGCGGCGCATATTGACCTTGATCTTCACATGCCGATCTGCAGTCTCCGAAAACTCCGACTTCTTCATCAACGCCATCTCCGCCTTGCGCCTCCAACTTCAGCACTGCAAAGATGCAGAAGGAGGCTTGATCGATCTGGCTGATGAGAGTGGGTCACTGCTCAAGGATCTCCTCGTTCGCTTCCGCAAAGGTCTGGAGGGCATGACTGGCACAGGAGTATCTGACGTGGTCGACGAGCTGGATGATCTCGAAGACTATCTCAGACAAGATCACGGCTGGCAGTTCGGCGGAGACTTTGCTCGGTCAGGTGTGCTCGAGCTGGAAGATGGCGAGCAAGTGCAGATGGAAAGCACAGCTTTTGACGAAGATGATGAGACTGGCGAGTTTGCTCCACAGATGGTGGATCTGACTCCCGAGCAGGCACGATTGCTGGGCATCACACCGGAAGACACCCGCGATCTAGGAGCTAGCTTGAGCAAAGCCTCAATACAGGACAAAGTCGCTGACGTGGTGCAGGATAGTGGCGATGAGGAGGAAACCGACGACAGCAGTGGAGAAGAGGATATGCAGGACCTCGATGAGATGGCTTCTCGCTTCTGA
- a CDS encoding Trans-enoyl reductase RAP2: protein MKSLQIPSLGSAPEIVDNIPVQEPASDQILVKSLWTAVNPIDSMIAAYGILVTDWPTGLGADAYGVVVKAGGEAKEKYGFQEGDYVVGCTRIGVREFATAQEYFLMDAAVAMRKPSNLEVPAAVTVGSAFQTAALGISKGLGISVGTTRNDVNEDRDWVLVLGGAGSVGSAAVQLLSQAGHAVVASCSPKQSSRVENLGAKGTFDYHLSLEEQIKAIEHITGDPGDVSMIFDATSSEDPILAKELFKTAELQGKEKLFVTTNDWSGIGGFEGGKTYEIHLGMMGRPEAREINEGIRS from the exons ATGAAGTCCCTCCAGATACCATCCCTCGGCTCCGCGCCTGAAATCGTCGACAACATCCCTGTGCAAGAACCAGCCTCAGACCAGATCCTTGTCAAGTCGTTATGGACTGCTGTCAATCCCATCGACTCCATGATCGCGGCGTACGGCATCTTGGTGACTGACTGGCCTACTGGTCTGGGTGCTGATGCCTATGGGGTCGTTGTGAAAGCTGGAGGTGAGGCGAAGGAGAAGTATGGGTTTCAGGAGGGAGACTATGTCGTTGGGTGTACGAGAATTGGTGTAAGGGAGTTTGCCACGGCGCAGGAGTACTTTCTCATG GACGCTGCAGTAGCAATGCGCAAACCCTCCAACCTCGAAGTACCCGCAGCGGTCACGGTGGGAAGTGCATTCCAGACTGCCGCCCTGGGCATCTCTAAAGGTCTCGGCATCTCTGTGGGAACCACTAGGAACGATGTCAATGAAGACAGAGACTGGGTCCTCGTACTCGGCGGCGCGGGCAGCGTCGGTAGTGCCGCTGTACAACTTCTCTCCCAAGCCGGTCATGCAGTCGTCGCTTCGTGCTCCCCGAAGCAGTCCTCTCGAGTAGAGAACCTTGGTGCCAAGGGTACATTCGACTACCACCTCTCCCTTGAAGAACAAATCAAAGCGATTGAACACATCACCGGCGACCCCGGAGACGTCAGCATGATCTTCGACGCCACGAGTTCAGAAGACCCCATCTTAGCTAAAGAACTCTTCAAAACGGCTGAGCTCCAGGGTAAAGAGAAGCTCTTCGTCACGACGAATGATTGGAGTGGTATTGGAGGTTTTGAGGGTGGGAAGACGTATGAGATTCATCTGGGCATGATGGGACGGCCGGAGGCGAGGGAGATTAATGAGGGAATCCGGTCTTGA
- a CDS encoding High-affinity glucose transporter produces MYRFSNIYVLAAFGTIGGALFGFDVSSMSAWLGTEQYNNYFNSPGSDLQGGITASMSGGSLIGAIAAGFLADKLGRKMALQIACCIFVVGCAIVCSSRNVGQLIAGRIVNGLAIGICSSQVCVYLAELAPSKIRGRIVGIQQWSIEWGILIMYLICYGCAQTIDGPAAFRVAWGVQGFPAIILFFALFFFPESPRWLAGRERWEEVLDILAELHGNGNKNDPVVLAEFEEVREAQRIAAEAQGVGFFELFGPRVWKRTLAGTSVQMWQQLLGGNVAMYYVVYVFQMAGLDGNVNLYSSAIQYVIFLVTTGIMLPFIDRIGRRQLLIGGAIICMCLHYSTAGVMATYGRPVSNVFGNENLKLEITGAPGKAVIALSYIFTGIYGLTWAPTGWIYCSEVFPLKYRAKGVGLSAATNWIFNFALAYFLPPAFKNITWKTYIVFGVFCTVMIFHIFFTYPETAQKTLEEIDVVFDSKIPPWRTSKVEAHALEARAQKIDEEGAGSDGFENEKEDVDRKEVA; encoded by the exons ATGTATCGCTTCTCTAACATCTACGTCTTGGCCGCCTTCGGCACGATTGGAGGTGCGCTCTTCGGCTTCGATGTCTCCTCCATGAGTGCCTGGCTGGGCACCGAGCAGTACAACAACTACTTCAACTCACCTGGATCGGATCTTCAGGGCGGGATCACGGCTTCTATGAGCGGTGGCAGTTTAATCGGTGCAATCGCAGCTGGATTCCTGGCAGACAAGCTCGGGCGCAAGATGGCTCTCCAGATCGCCTGTTGCATCTTCGTCGTCGGCTGCGCCATTGTCTGCTCCTCGCGGAACGTCGGTCAGCTCATTGCTGGCAGAATTGTCAACGGTCTCGCCATCGGTATCTGCTCCAGTCAAGTCTGCGTCTACCTCGCCGAATTGGCACCCAGCAAGATCCGAGGAAGAATCGTTGGTATTCAGCAATGGTCCATCGAGTGGGGTATCTTGATAATGTACCTGATCTGCTACGGATGCGCGCAGACTATCGACGGTCCAGCTGCCTTCCGCGTAGCTTGGGGTGTTCAGGGCTTCCCAGCCATCATCCTCTTCTTCGCATTGTTCTTCTTTCCAGAGAGCCCACGTTGGCTTGCGGGCAGGGAAAGGTGGGAAGAGGTGCTCGATATTCTGGCTGAGCTTCACGGAAACGGCAACAAGAATGATCCAGTTGTGCTTGCTGAATTCGAGGAAGTACGTGAGGCGCAACGCATTGCTGCGGAGGCACAGGGTGTTGGCTTCTTCGAGCTGTTCGGACCACGAGTCTGGAAGCGAACTCTGGCTGGTACCTCTGTACAGATGTGGCAGCAGCTCCTGGGAGGCAATGTG GCTATGTACTACGTCGTCTACGTCTTCCAGATGGCAGGCTTGGACGGCAACGTCAACCTCTACTCGTCCGCCATCCAGTATGTGATCTTCCTGGTTACCACAGGAATCATGCTTCCATTCATCGACCGCATCGGACGTCGCCAGCTTCTCATCGGTGGCGCAATCATCTGCATGTGTCTCCACTACAGCACCGCAGGTGTCATGGCAACATATGGCAGACCAGTATCGAACGTATTCGGCAACGAGAACCTGAAGCTCGAAATCACTGGCGCTCCAGGCAAAGCAGTCATCGCACTATCATACATCTTCACCGGCATCTATGGTCTCACCTGGGCACCTACTGGCTGGATCTACTGCAGTGAAGTCTTCCCCCTCAAGTACCGAGCGAAGGGTGTCGGTCTCTCGGCCGCCACGAACTGGATATTCAACTTCGCCCTCGCTTACTTCCTTCCACCGGCTTTCAAGAACATTACTTGGAAGACATACATTGTGTTTGGTGTGTTCTGCACTGTGATGATCTTTCACATCTTCTTTACGTATCCAGAGACAGCGCAGAAGACACTTGAAGAGATCGATGTGGTCTTCGACAGCAAGATTCCTCCATGGAGAACAAGCAAGGTTGAGGCTCATGCTCTTGAGGCGAGAGCACAGAAGATTGATGAGGAGGGTGCTGGTAGCGATGGCTTTGAGAATGAGAAGGAAGATGTTGACAGGAAAGAGGTAGCATGA